A section of the Virgibacillus sp. NKC19-3 genome encodes:
- a CDS encoding DUF4317 domain-containing protein has translation MDKNDIATIRRQFKVDNDLLKIHEIFNVYIMKESSDIYHHQSSRFEILETEQQELFMDNFKKVLSGQLDEKLFELKFQRDVEDSSQLILHQGLLSNDTEEWKEYMLRLVEKMLKDKQYEMDIVISFIRGEYMKPMKNKSDEAEESERDTVYSHPFILCSINKTQDPKKELLFDYVEKEFKYNIVVDPIINLKSPISGFLFPSITDNAQDVNHVLYTSGKKNEPDYHFIEEVLNAEEIMTAAQDKLVFEEVVKKVAGDQAINTSTLSNVYDEIHRVAEENEEEDTPKLDYKDVEDILTSSGIEEVNTEKVESAFKTVIDDEKYEFKANNIVPNYNSKSIKIETKIANISISPQDLSYVRQVHFNGKRYLMMEVEENTVIEGFEMVPEALFQKAPDDEEN, from the coding sequence TTGGACAAAAATGACATAGCAACTATCCGCAGACAATTTAAAGTGGATAATGATTTATTGAAAATACATGAAATATTTAATGTGTATATCATGAAAGAATCCAGTGATATTTATCATCACCAGAGCTCACGATTTGAAATACTGGAGACGGAGCAACAAGAATTGTTTATGGATAACTTTAAGAAAGTACTATCTGGTCAATTGGATGAAAAATTATTTGAATTAAAGTTTCAGCGTGATGTGGAGGACAGCAGTCAACTCATTCTCCATCAAGGCCTTTTGAGTAATGATACAGAGGAATGGAAGGAGTATATGCTTAGGCTTGTAGAAAAGATGCTGAAAGATAAACAATATGAAATGGATATTGTTATAAGTTTTATTCGGGGAGAATATATGAAACCGATGAAGAACAAAAGTGACGAGGCGGAGGAAAGTGAACGTGATACCGTTTATTCCCATCCTTTTATTTTATGCAGCATAAATAAAACGCAGGATCCGAAAAAAGAATTATTGTTTGATTATGTTGAAAAGGAATTTAAATATAATATTGTTGTAGATCCTATTATCAACTTGAAATCTCCTATATCCGGATTTTTATTTCCTTCTATTACGGATAATGCGCAGGACGTAAATCATGTCCTTTATACGTCAGGGAAGAAGAATGAACCCGATTATCATTTTATAGAAGAAGTCTTGAATGCAGAAGAGATCATGACGGCTGCACAAGATAAATTGGTCTTTGAGGAGGTTGTGAAAAAAGTAGCCGGTGATCAGGCAATCAATACGTCCACACTTTCGAATGTATATGATGAAATTCATCGGGTCGCAGAAGAGAATGAAGAAGAGGATACACCGAAATTAGACTATAAAGATGTTGAAGACATCTTAACAAGTAGTGGAATAGAAGAGGTTAATACGGAAAAGGTAGAATCCGCTTTTAAAACGGTGATTGATGATGAAAAGTATGAGTTTAAAGCCAATAATATCGTACCAAACTATAATTCAAAGTCGATCAAAATAGAAACGAAAATAGCAAATATCTCCATAAGTCCACAAGACTTAAGTTATGTTCGTCAAGTCCATTTCAATGGGAAACGTTACTTGATGATGGAAGTAGAAGAAAACACAGTGATTGAAGGCTTTGAAATGGTCCCGGAAGCCTTATTTCAAAAAGCGCCGGATGATGAGGAGAACTAA
- the lpdA gene encoding dihydrolipoyl dehydrogenase has protein sequence MVVGDFPIEVDTLVVGAGPGGYVAAIRAAQLGQKVTIVDKGALGGVCLNVGCIPSKALIQAGHLTEHARGNEELGISTENVSVDFSKVQEWKGKVVNKLTSGVESLLKGNKVDIVKGEAYFVDKNSAKIMDEKNSQTYKFNNCIIATGSSPIEIPSFKFSDRVLDSTGALDLKEVPKKMVVIGGGYVGTELGSAYANFGTDVTILEGADDILGGFEKQMKQVVKKRLKQKDVKVVTKAMAKGAEESKDGVTVSYEVDGKEETIEADYVLVTVGRRPNTEEIGLEQVGIETDDKGLVKVDKQSRTNIDNIYAIGDIVPGSPLAHKASYEGKIAAEVISGEKSEVDYIGMPAVAFTDPELASVGYTEKEAKDAGYKAKASKFPFAANGRALSLNDSDGFMKLVTREEDGLVIGAQIAGPNASDMVAEVGLAIEAGMTAEDISLTVHAHPTLGEITMEAAEVALGTPIHTM, from the coding sequence ATGGTAGTAGGAGACTTTCCAATTGAGGTAGACACGCTGGTTGTAGGAGCCGGGCCAGGCGGTTATGTAGCTGCGATTCGTGCAGCGCAATTAGGACAAAAGGTTACTATTGTTGATAAAGGAGCACTCGGCGGGGTTTGTCTAAACGTTGGATGTATTCCATCAAAAGCATTGATTCAAGCAGGACACTTAACGGAACATGCTCGCGGCAATGAAGAACTGGGTATTTCAACGGAAAATGTTTCTGTAGACTTTTCCAAAGTTCAAGAATGGAAAGGCAAAGTAGTTAATAAACTTACTTCAGGTGTTGAGAGTCTTTTGAAAGGGAATAAAGTAGATATTGTAAAAGGGGAAGCATATTTTGTTGATAAAAATTCGGCAAAAATTATGGATGAAAAGAATTCGCAAACCTATAAATTTAATAATTGTATTATAGCAACTGGATCATCACCAATCGAAATTCCTAGTTTTAAATTCTCTGACCGTGTACTGGATTCCACCGGTGCGCTTGATCTTAAAGAAGTTCCTAAGAAAATGGTTGTCATCGGTGGCGGTTATGTGGGCACCGAACTTGGTTCTGCCTATGCGAACTTCGGGACAGACGTTACCATCTTAGAAGGTGCTGACGATATACTTGGTGGTTTTGAAAAACAAATGAAACAAGTTGTTAAAAAACGTCTGAAGCAAAAAGATGTCAAAGTTGTCACGAAAGCAATGGCTAAAGGTGCCGAGGAATCCAAAGATGGCGTAACTGTTAGCTATGAAGTTGACGGTAAAGAAGAAACGATCGAAGCAGATTACGTATTAGTTACAGTAGGTCGTCGTCCAAATACAGAGGAAATTGGTTTAGAGCAAGTAGGTATTGAAACTGACGACAAAGGTTTAGTAAAAGTGGATAAGCAAAGCCGTACAAATATCGATAACATCTATGCAATTGGTGATATCGTACCAGGCTCACCGCTTGCGCATAAAGCTTCTTATGAAGGAAAAATAGCAGCTGAAGTGATCAGTGGTGAAAAATCCGAAGTTGACTATATTGGAATGCCTGCTGTTGCGTTCACAGACCCTGAACTTGCATCTGTAGGTTATACTGAAAAAGAAGCGAAAGATGCTGGATATAAAGCAAAAGCATCTAAATTCCCATTTGCAGCCAACGGACGTGCCTTATCACTAAATGATAGCGATGGTTTCATGAAACTAGTAACACGTGAAGAGGATGGATTAGTGATTGGAGCTCAAATTGCCGGACCGAATGCAAGTGATATGGTTGCAGAGGTCGGATTGGCGATTGAAGCAGGTATGACTGCTGAAGATATTTCCTTAACCGTTCATGCACATCCAACACTTGGTGAGATTACGATGGAAGCTGCAGAAGTAGCTTTAGGAACCCCAATTCATACTATGTAA
- a CDS encoding dihydrolipoamide acetyltransferase family protein: protein MAYEFKLPDIGEGIHEGEIVKWFVKEGDEVKEDDVLCEVQNDKSVVEIPSPVEGTVKQIHAKEEDVAVVGDTLITFDAEGYESDDADASEDSGEEVADTTSKDEEAKEQEKQTVQSDDGEADEKRVIAMPSVRKYARDNDVKIQAVNGTGKNGRILKEDIDNFLSGDQQVDTADTTEETGVQEEKQTAAAPQAEYPQTREKMSGIRKSIAKSMVNSKTKAPHVTLHDEVDVTDLVAHRKKFKPVAADQDIKLTYMPYVVKALISASKKYPIMNASIDEETDEIIHKHYYNIGIAADTDRGLMVPVVKDADRKSIFAISQEVNELGEKARDGKLKPDEMKGASNTISNIGSAGGQWFTPVLNYPEAAILGIGRIAEKPIVRDGEIVVAPVLTLSLSFDHRIVDGATAQLALNQIKRVLSDPQLIMMEA, encoded by the coding sequence ATGGCTTACGAATTTAAACTGCCTGATATTGGTGAAGGAATTCATGAAGGCGAAATCGTGAAATGGTTTGTCAAAGAAGGCGATGAGGTAAAAGAAGACGACGTATTATGTGAAGTACAAAATGATAAATCGGTTGTTGAAATTCCTTCACCGGTAGAAGGAACGGTTAAACAGATTCACGCAAAAGAAGAAGACGTAGCAGTTGTTGGCGATACACTAATTACATTTGATGCAGAAGGATACGAATCCGATGATGCGGATGCTTCTGAAGACAGCGGAGAAGAAGTAGCGGATACAACTTCAAAAGATGAAGAGGCCAAAGAGCAAGAAAAACAAACGGTTCAAAGCGATGACGGGGAGGCAGATGAAAAGCGTGTCATAGCAATGCCATCCGTGAGAAAATATGCGCGTGATAATGATGTGAAGATTCAGGCAGTAAATGGCACCGGTAAAAACGGCCGCATTTTAAAAGAAGATATTGATAACTTCTTAAGTGGTGATCAGCAAGTGGACACAGCTGATACGACAGAGGAAACAGGAGTTCAAGAAGAAAAACAAACGGCTGCTGCTCCACAAGCAGAATATCCTCAAACACGTGAAAAAATGTCCGGTATTCGTAAATCAATTGCCAAATCAATGGTTAATTCCAAAACGAAAGCTCCACATGTCACCTTACACGATGAAGTGGATGTTACGGATCTAGTGGCACATCGTAAGAAATTTAAACCGGTCGCAGCAGACCAAGATATTAAATTAACGTATATGCCTTATGTTGTAAAAGCATTAATTTCTGCTTCGAAAAAGTATCCAATTATGAATGCTTCCATCGATGAAGAAACGGATGAAATAATACACAAGCACTATTATAATATTGGTATCGCGGCAGATACAGACAGGGGCCTAATGGTGCCAGTAGTCAAAGATGCCGATCGTAAATCCATCTTTGCCATTTCTCAAGAGGTTAATGAGTTGGGTGAAAAGGCAAGAGATGGTAAACTGAAACCAGATGAAATGAAAGGTGCTTCAAATACCATCTCAAATATTGGATCAGCTGGTGGACAATGGTTTACACCTGTCCTTAACTATCCGGAAGCTGCCATTCTTGGAATCGGTCGTATTGCTGAAAAGCCAATTGTTAGAGATGGAGAGATAGTAGTTGCACCAGTATTAACATTATCATTGAGCTTTGATCACCGTATTGTTGATGGGGCTACGGCACAATTAGCTCTAAATCAAATCAAACGAGTACTAAGTGATCCACAATTAATTATGATGGAGGCGTAG
- a CDS encoding alpha-ketoacid dehydrogenase subunit beta → MAQMTMIKAITNAMQTELKNDENVLVFGEDVGQNGGVFRATEGLQDEFGEERVFDTPLAESGIGGLSIGLGLQGYRPVMEIQFFGFVFEAMDSINGQMARMRYRTGGAHNAPITIRAPFGGGVHTPELHADSLEGLIAQQPGMKVVIPSTPYDAKGLLISAIRDNDPVLFLEHMKLYRSFRGEVPEEAYTVDLTKADVKREGKDVSIIAYGAMVHSALKAADELEKNDIDAEVIDLRTVSPIDIETIIESVKKTNHAIVVQEAQRQAGVAANVVAEIQERAIMHLEAPVLRVTAPDTVYAFSEAEEIWLPNEKDIIEKVNTVIDY, encoded by the coding sequence ATGGCACAAATGACAATGATTAAAGCAATCACCAATGCAATGCAGACGGAATTAAAAAATGACGAGAATGTACTTGTATTTGGTGAAGATGTTGGCCAAAATGGTGGCGTATTCCGCGCAACAGAAGGCCTGCAAGATGAGTTTGGTGAAGAACGTGTATTTGATACGCCATTAGCTGAATCCGGTATTGGCGGTCTTTCAATCGGTCTTGGTTTGCAAGGCTATCGCCCGGTAATGGAAATTCAATTCTTCGGCTTCGTATTTGAAGCAATGGACTCTATTAATGGCCAGATGGCTCGTATGCGTTATCGCACCGGTGGGGCACACAACGCTCCGATAACTATTCGTGCGCCGTTTGGTGGTGGTGTGCATACACCTGAGCTACACGCAGATTCACTAGAAGGATTAATTGCACAACAACCGGGTATGAAAGTTGTTATTCCTTCCACACCATACGATGCGAAAGGCTTATTAATTTCAGCTATTCGTGACAATGATCCGGTTCTATTTTTAGAACATATGAAACTGTATCGTTCTTTCCGTGGAGAAGTACCAGAAGAGGCATATACCGTTGATCTCACGAAAGCTGATGTAAAACGCGAAGGAAAAGACGTGAGTATTATTGCCTATGGGGCAATGGTCCATTCGGCTTTAAAGGCGGCAGACGAACTTGAAAAAAACGATATAGATGCAGAGGTTATTGATCTTCGCACCGTCTCACCGATTGATATCGAAACAATTATTGAGTCTGTGAAGAAAACAAATCATGCAATTGTTGTTCAGGAAGCACAACGTCAAGCAGGTGTCGCTGCAAATGTCGTTGCTGAAATTCAAGAGAGAGCAATCATGCACTTGGAAGCCCCTGTATTACGTGTTACAGCACCGGATACGGTTTATGCATTCTCTGAAGCGGAAGAAATATGGTTACCTAACGAAAAAGACATCATAGAAAAAGTAAATACCGTAATTGATTATTAA
- the pdhA gene encoding pyruvate dehydrogenase (acetyl-transferring) E1 component subunit alpha: MKHVLESVESQFEMFQVLNENGEIVNKDDMPDLSDEELKELMRRMVYTRILDQRSIALNRQGRLGFYAPTAGQEASQLGSQFALEQDDFLLPGYRDVPQLIWQGLPLYQAFLFSKGHFHGNQMPENVQALSPQIIIGAQYVQTAGVALGMKLRGKKNVAVAYTGDGGTSQGDFYEGINFAGAYGAPAIFFVQNNYFAISVPVEKQSAVKTLAQKSVAAGIEGIQVDGMDVLAVYAVTKHAREHAINGDGPMLIETLTYRYGPHTMSGDDPTRYRTDELNDEWEKRDPIVRFRKFLEEKGIWSEEEENKVVEDAKEDIKKAIKEADNYPKQKVTDLIGNMYEELPVNLQEQMEEYKEKESK, translated from the coding sequence TTGAAACACGTACTTGAAAGTGTTGAAAGTCAGTTCGAAATGTTCCAAGTTCTGAATGAAAATGGAGAAATTGTCAACAAAGATGATATGCCTGATCTATCGGATGAAGAATTAAAAGAGCTCATGCGCAGAATGGTGTATACACGTATATTAGATCAACGCTCGATTGCCTTAAATCGACAAGGGCGATTAGGGTTCTATGCGCCAACTGCTGGTCAGGAAGCTTCTCAATTAGGAAGTCAGTTTGCTTTGGAGCAGGATGATTTTCTTCTGCCAGGATATCGTGATGTGCCACAACTTATTTGGCAGGGCCTTCCATTATATCAAGCATTCTTGTTCTCAAAAGGACATTTCCATGGGAATCAAATGCCGGAAAATGTACAGGCTTTAAGCCCACAAATTATCATAGGTGCACAATATGTTCAAACGGCCGGGGTTGCCTTAGGTATGAAATTACGAGGTAAGAAGAATGTTGCAGTTGCCTATACTGGTGATGGCGGGACCTCTCAAGGTGATTTCTATGAAGGAATAAACTTTGCAGGAGCATACGGGGCTCCAGCGATTTTCTTTGTTCAAAATAACTATTTTGCTATATCTGTACCTGTAGAAAAACAATCAGCAGTAAAAACATTGGCACAAAAATCTGTTGCTGCCGGAATAGAAGGAATACAAGTGGACGGAATGGATGTTTTAGCAGTGTACGCTGTAACGAAGCATGCTCGTGAACATGCCATTAATGGAGACGGCCCAATGCTTATTGAAACATTAACATACCGTTACGGTCCACATACCATGTCCGGCGATGACCCAACGCGCTACCGTACAGATGAACTTAATGATGAATGGGAGAAAAGAGACCCAATTGTACGTTTCCGCAAGTTCCTGGAGGAAAAGGGAATATGGTCCGAAGAGGAAGAAAATAAAGTAGTAGAAGATGCCAAAGAAGATATTAAAAAAGCAATTAAAGAAGCTGATAATTATCCAAAACAAAAAGTAACCGATCTTATTGGCAATATGTATGAAGAACTTCCAGTAAACCTGCAAGAACAAATGGAAGAATACAAAGAAAAGGAGTCGAAGTAA
- a CDS encoding YkyA family protein, translating to MRNPLKKSIIVLAISLSIVLAACSGESAEQQLHNHLEEAVSLEEEFEQQQEEIINLEKQEQELYKEIIELDADELDQIQENSQQAINTVDQRSDKIELEKESIDASQEEFNEVSGLIEDLEEETKAKAEEMYQIMENRYSAYNDLYDAYTQSLELERELYSMLQEEDLEQEALSDHINTVNEGYQQVLEANEQFNEYTVEYNALKQEFYELAGLDVEYEENTSAEEGENEEASE from the coding sequence ATGCGTAATCCTTTAAAGAAATCAATCATTGTTCTCGCGATCAGCTTAAGTATAGTTTTAGCTGCATGCAGTGGAGAATCAGCGGAGCAACAATTACATAATCATTTGGAAGAAGCTGTTTCTTTAGAAGAAGAATTTGAACAGCAACAAGAGGAAATCATCAACTTAGAAAAACAGGAACAGGAATTATATAAGGAAATTATTGAACTAGATGCGGATGAATTGGATCAAATTCAGGAAAATTCCCAACAGGCAATTAATACTGTTGATCAGCGTTCCGACAAAATAGAGCTGGAAAAAGAGAGTATTGATGCATCTCAAGAGGAATTTAATGAAGTTTCAGGCTTGATTGAAGATCTTGAAGAAGAGACTAAAGCAAAGGCAGAGGAAATGTATCAAATAATGGAAAATCGTTATAGTGCTTATAATGATTTGTATGATGCGTATACCCAGTCTCTCGAATTGGAAAGGGAATTATATTCCATGCTACAAGAGGAAGATTTAGAGCAGGAGGCATTATCAGATCATATTAACACCGTTAACGAAGGTTATCAGCAAGTACTTGAAGCGAATGAACAATTTAATGAATATACCGTTGAATATAATGCATTAAAACAGGAATTTTATGAGTTGGCTGGTTTAGATGTAGAATATGAAGAGAATACATCTGCTGAAGAAGGGGAGAACGAGGAAGCGTCTGAATAA
- the def gene encoding peptide deformylase: MITMKDIVREGHPSLVTLADEVEVPLSDENKQLLKDMITFLKNSQDEEIAEKYNLRAGVGLAAPQLGINKKLAAIHVEDSNGKLYSYGLVNPKIISHSVEKSYLSSGEGCLSVDRNVEGFVPRHARITVRAHDMDGNPLKLRLKGYPAIIFQHEIDHTNGIMFFDHINKDQPFAIPDNAKPVDTE; the protein is encoded by the coding sequence ATGATAACAATGAAAGATATTGTTCGCGAAGGCCACCCGTCTTTAGTGACATTGGCAGATGAGGTGGAAGTTCCCCTAAGCGATGAAAATAAGCAATTATTAAAAGATATGATTACGTTTTTGAAAAATAGCCAAGATGAAGAAATAGCTGAAAAATATAATTTGAGGGCAGGAGTCGGATTAGCCGCTCCACAACTGGGGATTAATAAAAAACTAGCCGCCATCCACGTTGAAGATTCTAATGGTAAGCTTTACAGTTATGGATTAGTGAATCCGAAGATCATTAGTCATTCAGTGGAGAAATCCTATTTATCAAGTGGAGAAGGATGTCTCTCTGTTGATCGAAATGTCGAGGGATTCGTTCCGCGTCATGCACGTATTACTGTTAGGGCACATGATATGGACGGCAATCCCTTAAAGTTACGGTTAAAAGGATATCCTGCAATCATTTTTCAGCATGAGATTGATCATACAAATGGCATTATGTTTTTCGATCATATTAATAAAGATCAACCATTTGCAATCCCGGATAACGCGAAACCGGTTGATACTGAATAA
- a CDS encoding Cof-type HAD-IIB family hydrolase, producing MNKKIVFFDIDGTLLDHNKKIPLSTKKAVEQLKQNGVYVAIATGRAPFMFEDIRKELGIESFVSFNGQYVVFEGETIYNNPIGQKELAMLYKNAQERNYPMIFMGDKHMRASEGGHPQITKSMDSLHFHYPEVDTDFFKGNTIYQALLFCEENQEHPFIQNHASLEFVRWHEYSCDVLPSGGSKAVGVKKLLKASGLHLDDSYSFGDAMNDMEMTQEIGTGVVMGNGVLELKQVADYITDDVENDGIAKGLKKLELI from the coding sequence ATGAATAAAAAGATTGTCTTTTTTGATATTGATGGAACGCTTTTGGATCATAATAAAAAAATTCCTTTATCTACAAAAAAAGCCGTTGAACAATTGAAACAAAATGGAGTATATGTCGCAATAGCAACGGGCCGGGCGCCGTTTATGTTTGAAGATATTCGGAAGGAATTGGGAATTGAATCATTTGTTAGTTTTAACGGTCAATACGTTGTTTTTGAAGGGGAAACCATTTACAACAATCCAATAGGACAGAAAGAGCTTGCAATGCTGTATAAGAACGCTCAGGAAAGGAATTATCCCATGATTTTTATGGGGGATAAACATATGCGAGCATCCGAAGGCGGACATCCTCAGATCACGAAAAGTATGGATAGTCTGCACTTTCATTACCCAGAAGTTGATACTGACTTCTTTAAAGGGAATACAATATATCAAGCCTTATTATTTTGTGAAGAGAACCAAGAACACCCTTTTATTCAAAATCACGCATCATTGGAATTTGTCAGATGGCATGAATACTCTTGTGATGTGTTGCCTAGTGGGGGATCAAAAGCGGTAGGTGTAAAAAAACTGCTCAAAGCAAGTGGCTTACATCTAGATGATTCCTACAGTTTTGGTGATGCGATGAATGATATGGAAATGACTCAGGAAATAGGAACAGGGGTTGTGATGGGAAATGGGGTACTGGAATTAAAACAAGTAGCCGATTATATCACAGATGATGTTGAAAATGACGGTATTGCAAAGGGATTAAAAAAGCTTGAATTAATCTAG